The following is a genomic window from Plasmodium yoelii strain 17X genome assembly, chromosome: 12.
ACATATACAATTCGACATCAATTCAATGGATAAATGGTAATATCATACTACAACGTTTGTGAAAGTAAAAATGGTGTTACTCTAAAATTCGTTTTAACCCATTTTACAGAATATCCAAATCTggtttcattttattttattaattttgttttttatatttcatcACAAACATTTTTGTACTTATTAAAAATGCATGCtgtattattattccatttcatttctttttaaattttgataataacTTTTACTATTTAAacaagtaaaaaaaaaaaaaaaaaaaaaaatgtatacatGATCAATTTGTTCacctattttaatattttttttttttttttttttttttttttttttatatctatacAGACTATGTATATAAAcaattatgcatattttaatttggtgttttttttttgtaactctgaaattatattcattttttatttcatctatataatatgtttataattttttaataatacataaaattaGCAAACTTATTTGTTAGTCAATTTTATTCTTCTTATTCgattatatttatagtaGTGATGCAAATAGTAGCTATCATTTGATTAGAAACATAAAGGAAGCAAAATAAAGAAGGTCACATATCACCCTTTCATTTCAACATTGAAacaatatgaaaaaatataaaaaaaataaaaggaaaataacATCAATTAATGAACTATACGAATTAGAATATgttaaaaaggaaaaaaaaaaaaaacttaaagaattgaaatataaaattaacaaacGAAATGAAACAACACCACAAGaagatgataatataaaaaattttaaaaacaataatgatgatgaaaatgaaaaaaaaaaaaaaaaaattgataaagCTTTGTTAgcaaaatatgaaaaattaaagcaACTTGAAAATACACCAGAAAACaatcaaaataatgaaacacaaaatataaataataaatcatataaaaCATTCTTAcaaattttacaaaaaaaaaacaaaaatacatACAACCCACCACTTAAACCCAAACCTCCCCATACTCTACTGGACCCAAAGCAAGCTCCACAGTTCAGAAGTGAAGTGGAAAATGGGAATGAAAATGGGAATGAAAATGGGAATGAAAATGGGAATGAAAATGggaatgaaaatgataaaaatggcaACGATAAAAATGGCAACGATAAAAATGGGAATGACAAAAATGAGGCATCTTCGTTTCAAAGCAAAGacgaaatatatatgaacattttaataaacaatataaaaagtcAAAATGAAGATTTCCTTAATgttaaagaaaatgatactgataataaaatagctAGCGAAAATGATCATATTTTAGAACACAAAGATATTTATGCAGATTATGCAAACAAATCATATAAATTagttgaaaataaaatggactattattttacattttgcCAAAATATTGatgattattttattaaaaaatttttacaaataaaatcaaaaaaagaaaaacacAACAATGATAATGcagaattaaataaaaatcaaaCAATAGAAAATATGTATGTTActtctaatttatttttacaaacaaatatttttaaaaaaaagacaaatcAAGAAAACCAAAAAGAATACTCCTCTCAAATTGACCAAGTTGAAATACAAAATGAAGATATAGACGAAAAAACTAATAatctattttttaataacataaaaataaaaccatattttttttcaaattatatagaaaaaaataatatcacatattttttaatgacAATTTTGAAAACACATCCAAAATCTATATtagatgataataattattataatatatatgaacctatcataaataaattaaaaatatatatttcagaATTCAAATATCCTcttgaattttttaataaccaaatatatgaatatatgcAAAATTATTACAATGTAGATATTAAAAAGGTTATAAAACAAGAATCAAATGAAGAAGACAATATtgatgatattaaaaaaatgaaaaaaaaattgaaaaaaaaaaaaatgaaaaaaaaaacatttcgAGATGTATCAGCTATTTTAGAAAGAGATGAACTTAAAGCATACTTCcattatataaattcatatgtcgatgttttttattcaaatcaaaatattttgaatttcCATTTTATAAGATTACTAAACAGTATACATTGCttaaatcatttaaaaaaaaaaagaaaaagaaaattatatataaaaaaaaaaattgaaaaattagaaaaaacaCAACAagtagaaaaagaaaatatacaaCTAAAAGATGATTTTTGTGATGAAAGCTTTTCAAAACCCAAAGTTTTAATTTTATGTCCATTTAGATATATTTGTAAAGAATACGTAGATATACTAATTAATATGTTATCATTAATTGaagtgaaaaataaaaaccgATTTATTAATGAATATGATCTACCAcctgaagaaaaaaaaaatcttaaaaatatgtatataaaaaaaaaacaatcatttgattatattaatttatatagaGGTAACAGTGATGACTGTTTTAGGTTAGGAAtcaaattatttgaaaatgaaaaaaaaatacaattatatagTCCTTTTTATGATAGTGATATATTAATATGCTCTCCTTTAGGCTtagaaattattataaaagaatataaagaaacagaagaaaaaacaaataatatatataatgatgaTGAATATAATTCAGATGATTATGAATTAAACGATACTGAAAATTCagcaaaaaaaacaaataaaaaaaaaaaaattaacacaaataataataaaaaaaaaaaattatatgaatatgattttttatcatcaattgaaatattagttattgatcaaattgatattatattaatgcaaaatatattaacattaaaaaatgttttaaattttataaataaaccATTATTAAAATGGCGTAATGCTAATATAAATCGAATAGCTAAATATGCCATAGAtggatatataaaaaattatagacAAACAATTATTACTTCAAATATTATAGACACAAATTTTATCTCATTAATTCAAATGTCAAATAATTATAGAAGTTATTTAAaactatttataaaaaacgATGATGATACTATTTTATTAAGTGTAAGAAATATacttaaaataaatcaatatttcaaaaaaattgaatgtgatgatattttaaaaattgaagAATGTATAATCAATTTTTTCTCAACAAATGTTATCGAAATTTTAACTAATATAAAgcaacttattatttgtataccAACATATATAGAATACATTAGATTGtatgaaatattaaaaaaaaatgatatatctTTTAAAGGTGTTAATGAATATACCACTgaaaaaaaacgaataaaaatccaaaaattatttaaatttgaaaaaattaatattttactagTTACAGCTcgtttaatttattatgaaCGATGTACTTTTAAAAATGCTAATCATGTCATCTTTTTCTCTCCACCTAAATTTCAATTTATGTATTttgaattaattaaaaatataactatAAATTCACCAAACGCATCATCTATGTGTTACTACACTAAATATCACACATATGAACTTGAAAGAATTGTTGGACAAAAACGAGCAATCCACTTAATACATGAAAAACCAGGAAAAATCActttatttaaatgaaatatataatcaatctcatttataattatccaaaaaaatataaaaataattatacattCTCTATATGGCTACAAACTGACATAAATACATGCCTacaacatatttatttttttttggaggGGGAGGGGAGAATATCAATctcttttttcaaaaatcaattttttattataaatccTTTATGAtgtttttgtatatatcaatatttattccttttctaaaaaataaggaatatcaaaataatttctttgtttattttttcgaaAAATTGTTAGGCAGTTCTAGCGATTTTTATATCAAAACATATGTTACttaactttttttataataatttcattaaattatttatatttgtttaatttgttgttttttttatcattttattgtcttactttaaaatattaattttcaaGAATTCGCCAAAACATTCAATTTCTAGATCTTCAAGTTGCGACATTGCCTgtaataaatacatatacacACACATGTATGTATTACATGTTTTATGCATGTTTTTATGGATATTTTTATggatatttttatgaatttttttttctttcaatTTTGACTTTTTTAGCTTTGGCTAGCTGTGCTTTATTATCTGATAAATTAACGTTTTCACATGACCCTTTATTCATTCTTAACTTAAATAGCTAAATAAAGCAACTGATTATAGGGAATACCAAAATAATCAagcgaaaaaaaatgaagtaaATAGGATaattaaaatgtttaaaCTATGCGGAAAATCAAGGTAACTGATATCAAAATAAAactttttgaaatatataaaattaaaataaggCTACTCGTAATTGGCAAAATAAAactttttgaaatatataaaattaaaataaggCTACTCGTAATTGGccaaaataaaacatttccAAAAAATCAATAAATAGTCTAAAGAAAATGCAAtgtttcatataaaataaaacaaaattaaaaaaaataacataaccTTATTAAAATTGCGGCATACACatgcattaaaaaaaaaatatagaggGAAAAGTTTGCACACATAACTAgctatatttaaaaaaagtatatatttacattgctgttcatattttataagttttGGTTTCTTaagcattatatatatatcacatATCACATATCAAACAATTTAGACAATTGAAGACTATTAATTTTCCCGGTATCCCAATTTTTCGCATTAAATACTCtgataaatttaatgtttttatataaaatatttttgaatatttttaaactatttaaatttatttcttttattaatatgtttaatttattatcttttttacaattattgaaatattctgaaaataatttactaGTTACAGTACCATCATCATAAATTGGTTGATTTTCATTATCACTtgctttaaaaaaatcatGGCTAATATTTATCTGAAATTTTTCaagataaaaattattaaagaagttatttaattcatttgaCAACTCTTCCTTTGAATAAGTTTTATTcttatctatatatttatctataataggaattttatttaaatatgaaTTCATTTTGTTGGTTCCTATATGCAAtgtttcttcattatttatgataTGTTCATTTGtcatattgtttattttatcttttaattcttccaataatttgttattattcaattggtaatttaaatattcatcatcaaattttataatcTTTTTCTTTCCTTCATTATTcttactatttattttaatagcattataattttctaaaaCATGCTCCATAAGAAAGCTATCATTTCcttttatagtttttatgaTAGTTAAAcctaaatttattattttttcaatatttttttttgatttttcatatttttttagtttgaTTACGTCTTCATCTTTTTTTCGAGGGTTTTTAGTTCCATCAtattctttaattttatcaaaggaataatataaatgaaaaattttatttttaaaaagaaCATCTACTATAGATGACACACCTCTTTCAAATCTGCATTAATTAAGAAATTGTATAAATCTATATATAAGAATCTGTGATATGCATTCTCTTTCTTTTCAACATATATGCATGCGTTTTTTCGCATTGGATGTGTTGgatttattttacttttttggAAAGTAAGTAGAGCGTTCCATTTTGCTTTCTTTTATCCTGTCTTTTAATATTCACCAATTTTAACATACAAAAGAAAATGGTGCTAAAATGGCaaagaaaatgatactaAAATGGCAAAGcaaatacaattttaatcATGTCACGTATTTCATGGGTTAATGCTTGAAAAGGAATATTCACTAAATCTGTAACATGAGGGTTATAAAACCatattttcttattattttcttattattttcttattattttcttactattttcttattattttcttattattttcttattattttcttactattttcttattattttcttactattttcttattattttcttactattttcttattattttcttactattttcttattattttcttactattttcttattattttttattcaataATAATGTGCATGTAATTATATCCCTGTTTATTCAAACGAATTCAAAGAATCATTTAAGCGTACAATAAAAAGATATACATATGACGAGTGTATTTGCATACAGTGCTTTACAAACAATAAGcgaattattataaatgcacaaacaatatatttatatattagtattttttgGATAGCTTctctttatattttcaaactttttaaatgaattattattataagtAAAAGCTggaattaaaataatataatttaaattattttaatattcttAAAAATAGACAAATATAGACAttacttatttatatacatgtgCATATAAACATCGAAGCCTATATTATGTAtagtgtgtatatatatattattttgtgatATCTTTATTTAGTTTTCCTCCCTCTATTTTCATATAGTCATTTGACATTTTAATGGATGGTAAGTCGTTATAGTAATATGGTATTAATGGTAGTAATGTATATGATTTtgatgaattatttttttttttttttttttttttcatattgtAATCATCATAtgatgaatataaaattttattatatatgttaccaaaatcatttattttgttttttgttgtagttttaatatttgggtatttaaaat
Proteins encoded in this region:
- a CDS encoding U3 small nucleolar RNA-associated protein 25, putative, translating into MKKYKKNKRKITSINELYELEYVKKEKKKKLKELKYKINKRNETTPQEDDNIKNFKNNNDDENEKKKKKIDKALLAKYEKLKQLENTPENNQNNETQNINNKSYKTFLQILQKKNKNTYNPPLKPKPPHTLLDPKQAPQFRSEVENGNENGNENGNENGNENGNENDKNGNDKNGNDKNGNDKNEASSFQSKDEIYMNILINNIKSQNEDFLNVKENDTDNKIASENDHILEHKDIYADYANKSYKLVENKMDYYFTFCQNIDDYFIKKFLQIKSKKEKHNNDNAELNKNQTIENMYVTSNLFLQTNIFKKKTNQENQKEYSSQIDQVEIQNEDIDEKTNNLFFNNIKIKPYFFSNYIEKNNITYFLMTILKTHPKSILDDNNYYNIYEPIINKLKIYISEFKYPLEFFNNQIYEYMQNYYNVDIKKVIKQESNEEDNIDDIKKMKKKLKKKKMKKKTFRDVSAILERDELKAYFHYINSYVDVFYSNQNILNFHFIRLLNSIHCLNHLKKKRKRKLYIKKKIEKLEKTQQVEKENIQLKDDFCDESFSKPKVLILCPFRYICKEYVDILINMLSLIEVKNKNRFINEYDLPPEEKKNLKNMYIKKKQSFDYINLYRGNSDDCFRLGIKLFENEKKIQLYSPFYDSDILICSPLGLEIIIKEYKETEEKTNNIYNDDEYNSDDYELNDTENSAKKTNKKKKINTNNNKKKKLYEYDFLSSIEILVIDQIDIILMQNILTLKNVLNFINKPLLKWRNANINRIAKYAIDGYIKNYRQTIITSNIIDTNFISLIQMSNNYRSYLKLFIKNDDDTILLSVRNILKINQYFKKIECDDILKIEECIINFFSTNVIEILTNIKQLIICIPTYIEYIRLYEILKKNDISFKGVNEYTTEKKRIKIQKLFKFEKINILLVTARLIYYERCTFKNANHVIFFSPPKFQFMYFELIKNITINSPNASSMCYYTKYHTYELERIVGQKRAIHLIHEKPGKITLFK